The sequence below is a genomic window from Mus musculus strain C57BL/6J chromosome 4, GRCm38.p6 C57BL/6J.
ATGGTAATGGAcactgatttattttctttagtaAAAAAATCCACTATTACCCAAGACATTACaagttttgtaaaataaaatagataaaattctAATGTTTTTAAAGCTACATTTCCAGAACTCAGAAtgcacagaaggaagagaaagcctTTCAGCTCACAGATATACTGTGTTCTCCCTTGAGTGCAACTGGCCATGTCTACAGACCAGCATGATTCCTAAAGCCTGTATTAAAGTGTGCACTTCATCAAGATGACTCTGCTTAACAAGCTAAACATCTGGAGCACAGCATTCTAGAAGCCACGTCATAGAAGAAAGGTTGTCCTAGCTGGCTCGATCTTCCATGTTGTAATCTCAACCTCCTGTTTTTAAGTTCATCAAGCATTCTACAATTTGATGTTGTACAGTCATTTAGCacttttcttttacatgcttGTACATTAGACAGCTGCACTGGCAATCAAGAATTTATAATTTCtgtatccatatatatgtattttgggGGCATCGGTTTAGCATGGGCTTAGAGTCCTATTTCTGTTACTTAAAGTATAGGAAACACTGAACAAGTTGCTTACCAAACCTAAGCCATAGTTTCTTCATATGAAAACTGGAAAGAAGTAATTACCTTTATCTCAAAAGCTTTTATGGATAAAGTATActagcataaataaataattgctaAATACAATGTTCCTTTCTTTtacgtttgttttttttttcaattaaataaaCTAATTTTTCTTCAACCTATATATGAAGCTACCTAAATAGAATCTTTAGGAATTCACAAACTACGAGTAGTACTTGGTACGTATAAAAGTCTGTCCATACAAATGACCTTTACATATTTTCTGATGATATTTTATGAACTACAACTCAATTCCCACTTTAGTTCCTTTTAGTATGTCcagtttagtttttaaattatgctGGGGGGAGGGATACTGTTGGGAATCATACTCAAAGCCTGGCACATGCTaagcaaatactctaccactgagttacagaCTCAACCAAGCAGTCCCTTTTTGAATGGAGCTAGTCTTACATTCggagtttcaagtgttttctcATCGTTTATGGAACGTTGGCTTAGTCCATTAAGGGATAGATGTCATTTATCaactatgtaaatattttattgaaaagtttTCCTCACATCTCTAGAagactccttcagtctctgatgtTTGCACTCACTGTGAATAGTCAGGATCTCTTCCACCTTCCGTCTCTGTCTGCCTGAGCCTCCTCATCTATAAAACTAGAGCAGTgatcctcaaccttcctaacgctgcgaccctttaatacagttcctagtATTGTGatgaccccagccataaaattattttcattgtcctCTGTAACTATAATTTGGTTACGACTATGAACTCTAAGGTAAACATCTTTGTTTTCCAATGGCCTCAGGCAATCCACAGGTTAAGAAGCACTGTATTAGAATATTACTCATGTCATTTCCTTACCATGTAGAGTCCTGACACGAACCTCAAAAGTGCTACACACTAGTTATCAGACTTATAATGTGATTAGCAAATTCATAACATTAAAATTTTGTACTTGATTTAAATGTATAGAGGGctatttctcaattttttttggaattttataaaaaaaaaacttaattgaATTATCTAGATTATCTTTAAAAGTTTCCAAGAAATTCAAGAATCTGAATTCTTGTTCTTTTGGATTCAAGTTCTTTTGTCCTTTCTCTCTGTTAGGTCTCCTAAGCAATAGCCTCCTTAAAACTACAAACATAAGAATGAACAATTAAGATTCCATGACAAATTTATAAGattcaaagatatttttattatctttatctGAAATTTATATGAAAACAAATCTTTCAAAATATAAACTTAGAGAAACTGAGTCAATGCTTTGTTTTTACATTAGAATTTTAGTTATTCTTGCATTAAAATATTACACTGACTATTCTTAATTTAGCACAGCTCTATATAATTACAATCTGTAGTTCTGTGCTtataaaactctttaaaaatgagtaaaatgttatcagtcagttttctttattaaCTAACACAAAAAtgcataaattaattaaaaagcttTTTACTGGGTTAAGTAATCTGTgtttaaagacaaaaaaattaattcaacaaataaataaaccctacTCAAAGTAGATAATGCACTaaagaattaaatataaaaatcctgTACTTAAAGAACTTATAATCTTTACTGTTTGAGCACATGTATTTAAAAAGTCAGGAAGTAGATTAATTTAACTAGGAACCCACATTAAAGCACTATAGCACTGACCTCTAGCAGTCACGTATAAGCATATGCATAGGTACAGGAGAGAAAAGAACCACTGAGCTCTTTAGAGAATTTTGTTTAATTGTAAAGTCATAATTCAAACACAAAAATATCCATTCCTATTTAGACATTATTCTTTGGTTAGGGTGAATTACTCACAATCTTTCTTTTTTAGACAccagtttatatttatttagacaACAGTCTATATTTAAATGATACACAGTAAAACCAAAGACAGCAACCTGAACACTGAAAGTTATTGCAGCTGACTCAACCTCTAAGTGTGGAGGAAAGAATAAGAGTCCAGcaaggtattaaaaagaatgaatttatgaaattcctaggcaaatggatggacctggagggcatcatccacaaaagaactcacacaatatgtactcactgataagtggatattagcccagaaacttaggatacccaagatataagatacaatttgctagggctgaagagatggctcagaggttaagagcactgactgctcttccagaaatcctgagtttaattcccagcaaccacatggtggctcacaactacctgtaatgggatccaatgccctcttctgatgtgtctgaagacagtaacaatgtactcacatacattaaataaataaataaataaataaataaataaataaataaatctttaaaaaaaaaaagatacaatttgctaaacgcatgaaactcaagaagaacgaataccaaagtgtggacactttgccccttcttagaattgggaacaaaacacccatggaaggagttacagagacaaagtttggagctgtgacaaaaggatggaccagctagagactgccatatccggggatccatcccataatcagcatccaaacgctgacaccattgtatacactagcaagattttgctgaaaggacccagatatagctgtctcttgtgagactaggccgggcctagcaaacacagaagtggatgctcacagtcagttaatggatggatcacagggcccccaatggaggagctagagaaagtacccaaggagctaaagggatctgcaaccctataggtggaacaacattatgaactaaccagtaccctggagctcttgactctagctgcatatgtatcaaaagatggcctagtcagccatcactggaaagagaggcccattggacttgcaaactttatatgccccagtacaggggtacgccagggccaaaaggtgggagtgggtgggtaggggacttggggggagggtatgggggacttttgggatagcattggaaatgtaaatgaagaaaatacctaataaaaaatattaaaaaaaaaaaaagagtccagcaAGGGACTACAATGTCCTTAGGATAAAGTGCCATATGGGGAAAAACTTTTCAAGGGCAAAAagacaaccaaaaaaacccatcaACCAGCAAAAGCACATTCTTAACATTTGGTCTAGGAAGAGCAATTATCTACAGTAAATCTCCCAAAGATGATTAATTTTATTGATGAATTCATTTGAAAAGTGCTGTAAATATTCATTACACCACTTTCCACTTCTTATCATATTATAAAATAGCTAACCACATTTGATGAAAAATGACATTAGTCACATAGTACATGTATTGTTATAAAAACCAATTACACATAAAagaactacaaaaccaaattcaaccATGAAAAACAGCGACTCATTCATGTCAAGGTTACCAAAGGTTTAAAATACATAGAATGAGCTGATTACATCATTTAAAAAGGAGTATCTGAAATAATGTGTATAGAACTACAAATCTCACAAAGAATAATGTAGAAATtacaactgaaaaacaaaacctcGTGAGATACTTGCCAAATTTCCAGatcaaatttttgttttttaagatagctTCTCATACATACGAAATACTCATCGTTCGACATATGCCTACAAGTTTTTATATAGAGTAACCTTTGTGCTGTTACCACCAAAGAACCTGGTTTCATACAGTCTGGCTCATTCTTTAAGCATTTCTTTGAAATTCAAGTAAGCTTTGCTTGAATAATTACTTTGATGACTCACCACTTTTGCATCAATTGCAACCTGAGCAAAGCCTTTACGATTACCCCATATGATGTTGTAGGTTTCATCACTAAGTAAGGCTTCTCGAACTCCGCCCGGTGAGATAGCTAACAAGTGACCACTCCTCAAGATTTCAACACATTTTTCTCTTGGTCCATGAAGAGCACAAAACACATCAAGTAATAAACTGAACCCTGTAAAAAACATTATCACAAAGATTTATCTTGATCTTGTTTAATTCTTTCAGAGCAAAACTCATGATCTATGCAATTTACTACCCACACGTTTTATAAACTTTAAGCCAATAGTTCCTAAGGTATAAGACCTGCTTGACTTACATAGCTTACTGATCATCTACTACTTATTACTTCCTGACTAATTTCCTCCTTACTGTGGCTACTTTGCCTTTCACTGAATTTCAAGCCCTATCTGTTCTCATGTATGTGAAAACAATCAGAAATGATTTCTCATCAGCAACCAAACACCTAATCGCCCACTAATCCTGTAACAAAGAATCACCTAAGACAATGTAAATCCAACTATGCTAAGCCATACCAAAAATTAGCTAAGACTATAATCAGATCTATTGAAATAAAAAAAGTTAGATGATGCTAATGCTACAATTAAATTTTTATAACAACAGCAAATATTGAGTTTTAAATCAACTGTGAAAGGTAATTTAATTCAAGAAAAGCTGATTCCAAATCTTAATATTATACAGTTTTTCAAGCTGTGACTACTCTTGCATGACAGACATCCTGtcaataaagaaatattttaataaaaaaacccTACAGTGGAACTTTCTGTGACTGTCAGTGACATGTTCCCCTGCTGGAGACTGAGAATGTGGAGAGTTCGTGCGACTGGCTAATGGACTAATGGAGCTTCCCATTGCCTTGAAACAACACAACTGtcattaaagtttaaataatgctTACTCTGCACCAAAACCTCACTCACTTAGATTCCTTCTCAGAGTAAATGGAAGGGAGCATCCATAAATTAGAAAATTTCTCTCTTGCACTAAAAATTATGACTAAAGGTAAATCAGTGTCAAAATATGAAATGAGcataaagaaaaaagtattttgaaAAACCTAGAAACATTTCTTATTTGTGAAAAGAATGAGCTACAAACAAACTTGTGCTCCATAAGAGAACAATAGTTAGGAAAACACTTGGGCCCTATTATAAAACTGTTCTTGGTTGTGAGGTAGATCAGTGCCTGGTTAGCATGTGGAGGGCCTAGATTTAATCTCTAGAACCTGACAGGGGTAGGAACCACTGTAAGATGGTAATGCTTACATTAACTCTTTAGGGGGGATAAAACTGCAAAATTATTTGTAAATATGTGAAAAcaccatttaaaaaatgaaaagagctaGTTATGGTGAAATTATAATATCTTTCTGTTATCCATCTACAGAAAGGCATCACGTTCTTTCTAAAGGAAAGCCTTACATCTGAtttaacatatacacataaagcAGATGTTTTAACATATACTAAAGCACTAACCATATGTATAGAAGGCACTGGAGTAGACTGTTCCTTAGCTCACTGCTGAGTTTGAGTCTGGTTCCTGGGCCAGCTTTGCTTTTATTACTCCAGAGAGCATACTATCAACTCTCCTGGCTGGTTTCTACTGATTTAGTGATGAAAGAAAGTAAGATTTATTCTCAGTTATTTCattcattgattttttaaaaataactattttatcTTAAACAATTTgactaaactttttaaaaagataaagtcATGACAAACACTCTTCAATCTCAAGTCCATGGGGCAAATCATACACTGGAAGAgaagtatgtgtgcacatactctTTAGGATAGTGTGAACAAATATACCAGGtgtgtatttttctcaattttgaTTTGCTATTAAACTTtaacagcattaaaaaaaatacaaaaacttaACTACCTTATATACAAAAATAtgtatcactttttaaaattctacttgAAAGTTCAAGATTTGGGGTAGGGATATAGTTCAAGGTCAGAGCACCTGCTGAGTACTCTATCCCCAGTTATCACAATAAACAAAGTTCAAGATTTAAGACCGCTGTTGGGGCATATATGTCTGCAGTCTCACCAACTtggtaggctgaggcagaaggattacttAAGTTAAGCTAAAAGCCAGTCTCGGTAACttggcaagatcctgtctcaatttttaaaagactttgttttaaattgggatccagctcaaggggaggctccaaggcctgacactcttactgatggtgtgcttacagacaggagcctagcaagcatggctgccctcagaagcccaacaagcagctgaaagtcagatgcagatacttacacccaaccaatggacagaagccagggacccctgtggtcgaattagggaaaagctgaaagaagctgaggatgagggcaaccctataggaagagcagcagtctcaactaacctggaacccccgagatctctcaaacactgagctaccaaccaggcagcatacatgagctagtctgaggcccacaacacatatacagcagaggactgcctggtctggcctcaataaGAGAAGATGCCCCTAAccttggagagacttgaggccccaggaagtggggaggttTAGTGGGGGTTATTTCAttcaatgattttttaaaaaataactattttatcTTAAACAATTTgactaaactttttaaaaagataaaaagtcaTAACAAACACTCTTCAATCTCAAGAGCTTAAGTCCATGGGGCAAATCATACACTGGGGTACGGGGTGGGAACAACCTCTTGGAGATGGgtaaggaagaatgggatgaggaatagTCACAGAGTAGACCGGGATGGGGACATTGACTAGgctattaaaaaaagatttaaaaaataataacaataacaacaataagtaaataaaaagaaaatactaagtTCTGTTAATAAacgaaaagaaatagaaataggacTGGAGGcctgtagttcagtggtagagcatttgcctaacaTGTTCATCCCTAggattcaatccctagtactagcaaaagaaaggaggaggaggaggaggaggaggagcaggaagagaaggaggaagaagaggagacgggggaaggggaaagggagagggagagagacagggaggagggacaagtaggagaggagaatggagaccaagaaggagcaggagaaaagggaaggaggagaaaggaggaagaagagaataatTAGAGCCAGTGATGTCAAGGAAAGGTGGTAGGGAGGGAGGGTTGGATGGACAGAGGGACAGacggtgggtggtgggtgggtgtaGCTAGAGCCACCAGTGGTGGCCACACTTAGAAAGCCAAGACTCTGAAAAGCTAAGAACAGGAGGATTACCCACTCAAGGTGAGTTTAGGCAATAGAGCCacactgtctttaaaacaaacaaaaagtaggtGACATTtttggctattttttttaaagatgtattactTAAATTGGATAATtagatgtttttttaaatttgttatcCTAAAGAGGCAAAACACTTTTTAAACAATACTAAAGAGAGACTACCACATAGTTTGATCACTACACATGGTTAAGTTTTACCTGGAATTTTAAAGACAAAGTGGTCAGCTACTACTCGGCAAGTTCTGCCTTTCTGGATGAAAATTTTAGCCATGAAGTAGTAAAAGTCTATGGGGATGGCTCCATGATAAAAAATTATAAGTGCAGCTCCTTCTGGTATCTTTTCCATCCCATGAACTTCATAACCTGTTTGAAAGACAAGTTGTAGataaataaacatataacataaaacctgtctttgccttcccagtcctgtctcctcctctccatagttcttccccctttcccttccttttagaCATAGCATCATTTGGTTCTACAATCATACGGCAGGACAGAATAAACGAGTCACGTGATTGGAGGCTTGGCACAGTGGTGCTGGGAGTCCAGGAAGGTCAGAGGTGGCCCAGGAGTAGGAGTCGAAGCCAGAGCAGAGTTGTGAGGCCAGTGCTCAAGAAGGAGTGTAGCCTTCAGTGATGGGTTGCTGGAGAAGTGGAAGCAGCCAAGGGTAGATAGAACAAGCACAGGGATGGAGACAGAATCCAACCCAGCATTGCACTGGCACAAGAAGTCAGAGCCAAGTATGGAGAAAGGGGTCATCTCATGAGAGGTGCCTAGGGGTAGGGCTGCCTGAGCAGCTGGGGACAACCAGCCTCTCCAGGCTCATGGCTTTGTATCCTTCTCACTTACAAATCATTCACCGCCTAGTTGTGAACGCACCTACATTTTCTTGCTGATGTATATTTAGCTTAAGTAGGCTTCTACTCTGAATACTCTTAGGAATCTTATCTGCCCAACAGTGTACCTCAGGGGTCTACAGTACACACAGTGATTATTGCAGTTAAGCTatcacacacactttttaactttctaaaaaatataaaatatctgttgaggattttccattttatattaattttcaagggaaataaatgttaaaaatctaGCTTTTAAGAGTGCCATTCCCAGTTTTCAGGaagaatgcttttttaaaaaactgagtgAAAGGTTTGAGCTAAAAGGCTGCTAGCCACTTGAGGGTAGGGTCTTCATTCACTCATTACCACCAAACTAAAGTGACTTACTTAAAACTTagtgtttctttgtattttataggaaatcac
It includes:
- the Tmem68 gene encoding transmembrane protein 68 isoform X1; translated protein: MEKIPEGAALIIFYHGAIPIDFYYFMAKIFIQKGRTCRVVADHFVFKIPGFSLLLDVFCALHGPREKCVEILRSGHLLAISPGGVREALLSDETYNIIWGNRKGFAQVAIDAKVPIIPMFTQNIREGFRSLGGTRLFKWLYEKFRYPFAPMYGGFPVKLRTFLGDPIPYDPKVTAEELAEKTKNAVQALIDKHQRIPGNIRSALLDRFHKEQKAH